The genome window CTCCGCTGTGCATCAGCATTTGGTGCGCACAAAGAAACGGACGGCAGTCGCTATGATCCTGGAGACCGGGGAACCACGGGAGGTACATCATTTTGCGACCCTTCTGGGATATGGCGCTTCTGCGATCAATCCATATCTTGCCCATGAGTCGATCAAACAGCTCATTGACGCCGGTATGCTGCAAAAGGATTACTATGCGGCGGTTGAGGATTACAATCAGGCGGTGCTTGGCGGCATCGTGAAGATCGCCTCCAAGATGGGGATTTCAACGATTCAGTCTTATCAGGGCTCTATGATCTTTGAGGCCATCGGACTAAAAGAGAGCTTTATAGAAAAATATTTTACCGGAACGGTAAGCCGGGTGGGCGGTATCGGTATTGAGGAGATCGCCGGCGATTATATGGCGCGCCACATGGAGGCGTTTGACCTGCTGGGGCTGGCGGCAGATATGACACTGAACAGTGTAGGACAGCACAAATCCAAGAGCGGAGGGGAGAAACATCTCTACAATCCGCGTACCATTCATATGCTGCAGCAGTCCACAAGGCGCGGCGATTACGGTATGTTCAAACAGTATACAAAGATGGTAGATGAGGAGTCCCAGGGCATCACCCTGCGCGGACAGATGGATTTCAATTTCCCGAAAAAAGGGATTCCGATTTCCCAGGTGGAAAGTGTGGACTCCATTGTGACCCGGTTTAAGACGGGAGCCATGTCTTACGGTTCCATTTCCAAGGAGGCGCATGAGACGCTGGCCCTTGCCATGAACGCCCTGCACGGGAAATCCAACAGCGGGGAGGGCGGAGAGGATATCGAACGTCTGGACAGCGACCGCTGTTCTGCCATCAAACAGGTGGCAAGCGGAAGATTCGGCGTGACAAGCCGGTACCTGGTGAGTGCCAAAGAGATTCAGATCAAGATGGCGCAGGGAGCAAAACCAGGCGAGGGCGGGCACCTGCCGGGCGGGAAGGTATATCCCTGGATCGCAAAGACACGGCATTCCACTCCCGGCGTGGGCCTGATTTCGCCGCCACCGCACCACGATATCTATTCGATCGAAGATCTGGCGCAGCTCATTTACGACTGCAAGAATGCAAATAAAGATGCGAGGATTTCCGTGAAGCTGGTATCTGAGGCCGGCGTGGGAACCGTCGCTGCCGGCGTGGCAAAGGCAGGAGCAGGTCTGGTGCTGATCTCCGGTTATGACGGCGGTACGGGCGCGGCTCCAAGAAGCTCCATCCATAATGCAGGACTTCCCTGGGAGCTGGGACTTGCGGAGACCCACCAGACTCTGATCCAGAACGGCCTTAGAGAAAGAGTCCGCATCGAGACAGACGGTAAATTGATGAGCGGAAGAGATGTGGCGATCGCCGCCCTTTTGGGAGCGGAGGAGTTTGGATTTGCCACGGCACCGCTTGTGACCATGGGCTGCGTCATGATGCGCGTCTGCAACCTGGATACCTGTCCGGTGGGTGTGGCTACCCAGAATCCGGAGCTCAGGAAGCGTTTCAGCGGCAAGCCGGAATACGTGATCAACTTTATGCGTTTTATCGCAGAGGAGCTCCGGGAATATATGGCAAGGCTGGGCGTGCGCACGGTCGATGAGATGGTAGGCCGCACGGATTTCCTGAAGGTAAAGGAGGTGCCGACCTCGAAACGTGCCGCTACGCTGGATCTTAGCCGGATTCTGGATAATCCTTTTGCGAAGGACACGAAGGGAAGGACCTTTAATCCGAAGAAGGTATTTGACTTTGAACTGGAGAAAACGTTAGATGAGCGGGTGCTGGTCAAGGAACTTCTGCCTTCGCTGGAAAAGGGACTAAAGAGAAGTATGGAGATTGATGTGTCCAATGTGGACCGTACCTTTGGAACGATTTTCGGCTCCGAGATCACCCGCAGATATCCGGAGGGTCTTCCGGAGGACAGCTATGTGCTGAAATGCAAGGGGGCGGGCGGCCAGTCCTTCGGCGCTTTTATCCCGGGCGGCCTTACGCTGGAACTGACTGGTGACAGCAATGACTACTTCGGCAAGGGACTTTCGGGTGGAAAACTAATCGTGTACCCACCGACCGGTATCAAGTATAAACCGAACGAAAACATTATTATAGGAAACGTTGCTCTATACGGGGCGACCAGCGGGAAAGCATTTATCAGCGGCGTGGCAGGTGAAAGATTCTGCGTGCGGAATTCCGGGGCCACCGCGGTAGTGGAAGGAGTGGGAGACCACGGCTGTGAGTATATGACAGGCGGACGTGTGGCCATTCTCGGAAAGACCGGCAAGAATTTCGCGGCAGGTATGAGCGGCGGCGTGGCCTATGTACTGGATCTGGACAGCAATCTTTATACGAAGGTCAATAAACAGATGGTAAATATTGAGCATGTCACCTCCAAATATGATGTTCTGGAACTGAAGGAAATGATTGAGGAGCATGTGAAGAATACCAATTCTGCCATAGGAAAAGAAGTGCTGAACCATTTTACAGAGTATCTTCCGAAATTTAAGAAGATCATTCCCCATGACTACGAGAAGATGCTGACCAGGATCCTGCAGATGGAAGAACAGGGCATGGGAAGCGAGCAGGCAAAAATCGAAGCGTTCTACGCGATCAAAAATGAAAGATAGGAGGCGGAAAAATGGGAAAAGCGACTGGATTTATGGATTATAACAGGAAGGATCAGGCTGCGGAAGACGCCATGAAAAGGATCAGGCATTTCCGGGAATTCCATACGCCTTTATCGAAGGAAGAGCAGGAAATACAGGGGGCGCGCTGCATGTCCTGCGGCGTTCCGTTCTGCCAGGCCGGACAGATGATCGCCGGTATGGCAAGCGGCTGCCCGCTTCACAATCTGGTGCCGGAATGGAACGACCTGATTTATCACGGAAACTGGGAAGAGGCATATTATCGGCTGGTGAAGACCAACAATTTCCCGGAATTTACCTCCCGGGTATGCCCGGCGCTCTGCGAGGCGGCGTGTACCTGCAACCTGCACGATGAACCGGTGTCTACGAAGGCAAATGAATATGGGATTATTGAAAATGCGTATGAGAAGGGGTATGCGAAAGCGAACCCTCCGAAGGTGCGCACCGGAAAGAAGGTGGCGGTAATAGGCTCCGGCCCCGCAGGACTTGCGGCGGCTGACCAGCTGAATAAAAGAGGACATCTGGTGACCGTGTTTGAGCGGGAGGACCGGCCGGGAGGCTTGCTCCGCTACGGGATCCCGAATATGAAGCTGGAAAAGCAGATCGTTGACCGGAAAATCGCCGTGATGGAGGAGGAAGGAATCGTATTTCGCACGGGCTGCGATGTGGGAAAAGATGTGAAGGTTTCTTCTATATTAAAAGAATTTGACCGGATCATTCTTGCCTGCGGTGCAGCGAATCCAAGGGATATCAAGGTGCCGGGACGAGACGCAAAGGGAATCTATTTTGCGGTGGACTTTCTGAAGTCAACGACAAAATGTCTCTGGAATCACGAGATGAACCTGGAGGATGGGGAATATATTTCCGCAAAGGGGAAGAAGGTCATGGTGATCGGAGGCGGCGATACTGGGAACGACTGTGTGGGAACGTCCATTCGTCACGGGGCAAAGTCGGTCCTGCAGCTTGAGATGATGCCAAAACTTCCGGAGCAGAGAGCGGAGACGAATCCCTGGCCCGAGTGGCCCAGAGTCTGTAAGACGGACTATGGTCAGCAGGAGGCAATCGCACTTTGGGGGCATGATCCGAGAGTGTACCAGACTACGGTCAAGGAATTTGTCAAAGATAAAGATGGAAACCTGGTAAAGGCTGTTCTTGTGAAGCTGGAGAGCCGAAAAGATGAGAAGACCGGGCGTATGAAAATGGCAGAGATTCCGGGCAGCGAGTATACGGTAGAAGTGGATCTTGTACTGATTGCAGCGGGATTTCTCGGAAGCCAGGAGTATGTGACGAAGGCCTTTGGGGTGGAAGTAAATGAGCGGATCAATGTGAAAACACTGCCGGGAGCCTATAAGACGAATCAGCCCAATATTTTTACTGCCGGTGATATGCACAGGGGCCAGTCCCTGGTCGTGTGGGCAATCCGGGAAGGAAGAGAGGCAGCCTGCCAGGTGGATATGGATCTGATGGGATATACGAATCTGTCTGTGCAGTAGCCTGGCGTTCAGCCAGATAAGGTATAGACTTATCTGGCTGGCACGATTTCTATCCAGTAACCGTCGGGATCTTCGATGAAGTAAATTCCCATAGAGGGATTCTCGAAGCAGACACAATTCATTTCTTTATGATGGGCGAGAGCCGCCTCCATATCATCTACGGTGAAGGCAAGGTGAAATTCGTTGTCACCAAGGTCGTATGGCCGGTCCATTTCCTTAAGCCAGGTCAGCTCGAGTTGATGCAGTGTAGTCCCGTCGCCTAAAAACACGAGCTTGAAGCTGCCGTCCGCAGCCTCCTTTTCGCGGAGCACCTTAAGTCCAAGAGCTTCCTGATAAAAACGGATGGATTTGTCCAGATCCAGCACGTTCAGATTGTTGTGGTTAAATGTAAAATTCATAAAAGTGATCTCCTTTCTTCCTATTAAAAAATGTCAGCCGGAGAAAATGGCTGCTGTAGTTCTTCCCTATGAGAATAGTTTATCATAAATATTGAGGTGAGAAAAGTAAGAATAATAGATATAGTGGTATTTGAAGAAAAAAGATTATGTAAAATGTTACGAAAATATTAAAAAACATTGCAATTTGTTGAGATATGTTTTATAATCAAGAAAGGTAAACACTTAGTAAATTTTTACATTGGGACAGGTGGAATATGAAAAAATTTGGAAGAACAGTGCTGGTATCATTACTTACAAGTGCGATGATCGTTACACCCGTTTGCGCGGAACCAAGCGTTGACGACTTAAAGGAGAGCAAACAGGAAGCGCAGAGCGAGGTGAACGCACTTCAGCAGGAGTTACAGGCACTTTTAGAAAAGATGAGTAAGCTGGAAAAGGATCTGGTTCAAAAAGGACAGGACATCAGCAAAGCCGAGGAGGATCTTGCGGCAGCCGAAGCCAAAGAAAAACAGCAGTATGAAGATATGAAGCTGCGAATCAAATATATGTATGAAGAAGGCAACGGCAGTATGGTGGAGGCTCTGATGTCGTCGAGCGATTTTACAGAGCTTTTGAACAAGGCCGAATATGTGAGGGATATACATAGCTATGACCGTCAGATGCTTCAGGAATACGTAGAGACGAAGAAACAGATTGCGGACCTGAAGGCATCTCTGGAAAAAGAGATGGCTGATATGGAGCAGATGCAGGAAGAGTATAAGAAGGAAGAGACAAGCCTTAACAGCACGCTGACTGCTAAGCAGGCGGAAGTGGCGGATTTGGAAGTACAGCTTCAGAAGGCGGCTGAGGCAGCTGCCAAGAAGGCAAGAGAGGAAGCAGAGGCCAAGAAGAGGCAGGAAGAAGAAGCGAAAAAGAAGAATGAGAATACAATCAACCAGAATAATGACAGTTCTGGCGACAGCAGTGATCAAGGCTCATACGATGTTGGCGGAAGCAATGATAACAGTGGAGATGACTATACACCGCCTTCAAGCAGTGGCAGTGGAAGTGCAGTGGTGAGCGCGGCACAGGCATATCTGGGTACGCCTTATGTGTATGGAGGCAGCAGCCATTCCGGTATTGATTGTTCGGGACTTGTTATGAGAGCCTTACAGGCAATCGGTGTCTATGTGGATCATTCATCTGCTTCAATCGGAGGTGGTGGACGCGCTGTATCAGATCCACAGCCGGGAGATATTGTATGTTATGTCGGACATGTGGGAATTTATGTGGGCGGCGGTCAGATGATTCATGCACCGCAGCCGGGGCAGTCGGTTTGCTATACGAATATAAATTATGCACCGCACTGGTTCAGAAGATATTGGTAAACTAGAGTTTGTGTAATGAGACGAAGGCTATTTGTAGTGGCCTTCGTCTTTCTTACACTATATATAGAAGATGCATGGCAAGATAGAACGGAAATTGTTGGAAATAGGAAAAAGGGGTTGAAATAAAGCGAAATGTGGTGTATGCTTAAAGCAAATATGTGGGGGCATATAAATATTGAATAAGGCAGGTAAAGTTATGAAGAATAGGTATTTCCGTACGCTCATAGCATCACTTGTTATGAGTTCTTTTTTCGCAACTACGGTAGCGGCGGCACCGGATGCAGATGCGATCAAGAAACAACGTGATGCGGCGCAGAGTCAGGTGAATTCCCTGCAGTCAGAATTGACGGCAGTGCTGACCAAGATCAATGACCTGGAAGAAAAGTTGATTGAAAAAGGTGAGGAGATCAGCAAAGCGACCGAAGATCTTGCGGCAGCGGAGGAAAAAGAAAAGCAGCAGTATGAGGATATGAAGCTGCGAATTAAATATATGTATGAGGAAGGCAACAATACTGCGTTGGAGAGGATTACTAAGTCCGGCAGTATCAGCGAACTTTTAAGTCAGGCTGAATATGTTCAGAGCGTACATAATTATGATAGAAAACAGCTGGAAGAATATGTAAAGACGAAAGAGGAAATCGCGTCCCTGAAGGACAAGCTGGAGAAGGAAGAAAAAGAACTGGAAAAGACACAGAAAGAATTTACGGCACAGCAGACTTCCCTGAACGCTACCCTTTCTGCGAAACAGGCAGAGGTTGCAGACCTTGACCAGCAGTTCCAGGCAGCAGTGGAAGCGGCTGCGAGGGAAGCTGAGGAGAAGGCCAGAAGAGAGCGTGAACAGGCAGAAAAAGAGGCGCGCGAGAAGGAAGAGCGTGAGAAAGCCAGCCAGAGTCAGACGAATACGGGAAATAATCAAAACTCAAATTCCAATACGAATGGAGATTCTTCCAATAATACGACTACGAACAATCAGACAGGTAATAGTACAAGCCCGACGAATAATAACAACACCAATAATAATAACAATAGCAGTAATAATAACAATAGTACATCGACCGAGAAGCCATCCAATACGCCGACTAATAACACTTCCAATTCATCAAACACTGGGAATACTTCTGTAGCGTCTGCAATTGTGAGTGCAGCGTGGGGGCAGATTGGTACGCCGTATGTATGGGGCGGGACATCTCCTGGAAAAGGACTTGATTGTTCCGGACTTACCCAGTATTGTCACCGTGTTGCAGGAATTTCAATTCCCAGAACCTCCGGACCGCAGGGCGCCGGTGGAAAAGCAGTATCGAATCCGCAGCCGGGAGATATTGTATGTTATGTAGGACATGTTGGTATTTACATAGGCAATGGCCAGATGATTCATGCACCCCAGCCGGGAGATGTGGTAAAGGTGCAGAAGGTCTACGGTAATCCCTGGTACAGAAGATACTGGTAGAACAATTGTATATTGAATAGAATAGGGAAGGCTGTGTCCGGAGCATGTTCCAGACAAGGCCTCCCCTTTTTGGATTACCAGGGATAATCAAGTGTTCGAATATATTATGAGAGAAAAGGAGAGTAAAAAGGATGGAAGTGATCCGCGCAAAAAGCGCCGGCTTTTGTTTTGGGGTAAAGCGCGCAGTGGAAACCGTGTATGAGCAGGTGGAAGAAGGTGGCAGCAAACAAATCTACACCTATGGACCGATCATTCACAATGAAGAGGTAGTGAAGGATCTGGAAAAGCATGGAGTCCGGGTATTGCGAAGTGAGGAAGAGTTGGAAAATCTGAAGGATGGAAAAGTAATCATCCGTTCTCATGGAGTTCCCAGAAGAATCTGCGCCAGGCTGAAAGAAAAAGGAATTGAATATGTGGATGCGACCTGCCCCTTTGTAAAACGGATCCACCGTATCGTGGAGGAAGAAGGAAGGAAGGGAAGCCATGTTCTGATCATCGGGAATCCGGAGCATCCGGAAGTGCAGGGGATCAGAGGCTGGGCTGGAGAGGCGGTTACCGTACTGAATTCCCTGGAGGAGGCAGAGGCTTTTGTTCTGCCGCAGGACGCCGGAACAGAGGGCGAGAGGGAGAAATCAGTGGCGACGCATCTTTGTATCGTGGCGCAAACGACATTTAATTACAATAAATTCAAAGATTTAGTTGAAATTATTTCTAAAAAGGGTTATGATATAAGTGTTTTAAATACGATTTGCAATGCAACGAAGGAACGTCAGGAAGAGGCGGGAAGGATTGCAGGAGTGGTGGATGCTATGATTGTGATTGGTGACAAGCATAGTTCCAATACCCAAAAGCTATTTGAAATATGCAAGAACGCATGTAAC of Roseburia hominis contains these proteins:
- the gltB gene encoding glutamate synthase large subunit, which codes for MGSEKKNRVSSLYSPLFEHDNCGIGAVVNIKGQKSHETVVSALKIVENLEHRAGKDAEGKTGDGVGILLQISHRFFTKVCQPLGIFLGSERDYGVGMFFFPQDELKRNQAKKIFEVIAKREGLKFLGWREVPIHQEILGKKAVECMPCIMQGFIERPGKVEKGLDFDRRLYVVRRIFEQSSDDTYVASLSSRTIVYKGMFLVKQLRKFFDDLQSPEYESAIAVVHSRFSTNTNPSWERAHPNRYIVHNGEINTIRGNADKMQAREENMESEHLKGELYKVLPAINSSGSDSAMLDNALEFMVMSGMPLPLAVMISIPEPWANNQTMSQKIKDFYQYYATMMEPWDGPASILFSDGDYMGAVLDRNGLRPSRYYITDDDTLILSSEVGVLDIPADKILVKERLHPGKMLLVDTIKGKVIDDDELKESYASAQPYGEWLDSNLVNLYDLKIPNQKVPSYTKEECQKLQKAFGYSYEEVNNSILKMAMNGSESIDAMGIDAPLAVLSEKHQPLFGYFKQLFAQVTNPPIDAIREKVVTSTSVYVGRDGNLLEEKEENCHVLKINNPILTNTDLMKIRNMKVDGFKCTEISTTYFKNSSLEKAIEYLFIQVDRAIREQANILILSDRGVDEYHIAMPSLLATSAVHQHLVRTKKRTAVAMILETGEPREVHHFATLLGYGASAINPYLAHESIKQLIDAGMLQKDYYAAVEDYNQAVLGGIVKIASKMGISTIQSYQGSMIFEAIGLKESFIEKYFTGTVSRVGGIGIEEIAGDYMARHMEAFDLLGLAADMTLNSVGQHKSKSGGEKHLYNPRTIHMLQQSTRRGDYGMFKQYTKMVDEESQGITLRGQMDFNFPKKGIPISQVESVDSIVTRFKTGAMSYGSISKEAHETLALAMNALHGKSNSGEGGEDIERLDSDRCSAIKQVASGRFGVTSRYLVSAKEIQIKMAQGAKPGEGGHLPGGKVYPWIAKTRHSTPGVGLISPPPHHDIYSIEDLAQLIYDCKNANKDARISVKLVSEAGVGTVAAGVAKAGAGLVLISGYDGGTGAAPRSSIHNAGLPWELGLAETHQTLIQNGLRERVRIETDGKLMSGRDVAIAALLGAEEFGFATAPLVTMGCVMMRVCNLDTCPVGVATQNPELRKRFSGKPEYVINFMRFIAEELREYMARLGVRTVDEMVGRTDFLKVKEVPTSKRAATLDLSRILDNPFAKDTKGRTFNPKKVFDFELEKTLDERVLVKELLPSLEKGLKRSMEIDVSNVDRTFGTIFGSEITRRYPEGLPEDSYVLKCKGAGGQSFGAFIPGGLTLELTGDSNDYFGKGLSGGKLIVYPPTGIKYKPNENIIIGNVALYGATSGKAFISGVAGERFCVRNSGATAVVEGVGDHGCEYMTGGRVAILGKTGKNFAAGMSGGVAYVLDLDSNLYTKVNKQMVNIEHVTSKYDVLELKEMIEEHVKNTNSAIGKEVLNHFTEYLPKFKKIIPHDYEKMLTRILQMEEQGMGSEQAKIEAFYAIKNER
- a CDS encoding glutamate synthase subunit beta; this encodes MGKATGFMDYNRKDQAAEDAMKRIRHFREFHTPLSKEEQEIQGARCMSCGVPFCQAGQMIAGMASGCPLHNLVPEWNDLIYHGNWEEAYYRLVKTNNFPEFTSRVCPALCEAACTCNLHDEPVSTKANEYGIIENAYEKGYAKANPPKVRTGKKVAVIGSGPAGLAAADQLNKRGHLVTVFEREDRPGGLLRYGIPNMKLEKQIVDRKIAVMEEEGIVFRTGCDVGKDVKVSSILKEFDRIILACGAANPRDIKVPGRDAKGIYFAVDFLKSTTKCLWNHEMNLEDGEYISAKGKKVMVIGGGDTGNDCVGTSIRHGAKSVLQLEMMPKLPEQRAETNPWPEWPRVCKTDYGQQEAIALWGHDPRVYQTTVKEFVKDKDGNLVKAVLVKLESRKDEKTGRMKMAEIPGSEYTVEVDLVLIAAGFLGSQEYVTKAFGVEVNERINVKTLPGAYKTNQPNIFTAGDMHRGQSLVVWAIREGREAACQVDMDLMGYTNLSVQ
- a CDS encoding VOC family protein gives rise to the protein MNFTFNHNNLNVLDLDKSIRFYQEALGLKVLREKEAADGSFKLVFLGDGTTLHQLELTWLKEMDRPYDLGDNEFHLAFTVDDMEAALAHHKEMNCVCFENPSMGIYFIEDPDGYWIEIVPAR
- a CDS encoding NlpC/P60 family protein; its protein translation is MKKFGRTVLVSLLTSAMIVTPVCAEPSVDDLKESKQEAQSEVNALQQELQALLEKMSKLEKDLVQKGQDISKAEEDLAAAEAKEKQQYEDMKLRIKYMYEEGNGSMVEALMSSSDFTELLNKAEYVRDIHSYDRQMLQEYVETKKQIADLKASLEKEMADMEQMQEEYKKEETSLNSTLTAKQAEVADLEVQLQKAAEAAAKKAREEAEAKKRQEEEAKKKNENTINQNNDSSGDSSDQGSYDVGGSNDNSGDDYTPPSSSGSGSAVVSAAQAYLGTPYVYGGSSHSGIDCSGLVMRALQAIGVYVDHSSASIGGGGRAVSDPQPGDIVCYVGHVGIYVGGGQMIHAPQPGQSVCYTNINYAPHWFRRYW
- a CDS encoding NlpC/P60 family protein, with amino-acid sequence MKNRYFRTLIASLVMSSFFATTVAAAPDADAIKKQRDAAQSQVNSLQSELTAVLTKINDLEEKLIEKGEEISKATEDLAAAEEKEKQQYEDMKLRIKYMYEEGNNTALERITKSGSISELLSQAEYVQSVHNYDRKQLEEYVKTKEEIASLKDKLEKEEKELEKTQKEFTAQQTSLNATLSAKQAEVADLDQQFQAAVEAAAREAEEKARREREQAEKEAREKEEREKASQSQTNTGNNQNSNSNTNGDSSNNTTTNNQTGNSTSPTNNNNTNNNNNSSNNNNSTSTEKPSNTPTNNTSNSSNTGNTSVASAIVSAAWGQIGTPYVWGGTSPGKGLDCSGLTQYCHRVAGISIPRTSGPQGAGGKAVSNPQPGDIVCYVGHVGIYIGNGQMIHAPQPGDVVKVQKVYGNPWYRRYW
- the ispH gene encoding 4-hydroxy-3-methylbut-2-enyl diphosphate reductase, whose amino-acid sequence is MEVIRAKSAGFCFGVKRAVETVYEQVEEGGSKQIYTYGPIIHNEEVVKDLEKHGVRVLRSEEELENLKDGKVIIRSHGVPRRICARLKEKGIEYVDATCPFVKRIHRIVEEEGRKGSHVLIIGNPEHPEVQGIRGWAGEAVTVLNSLEEAEAFVLPQDAGTEGEREKSVATHLCIVAQTTFNYNKFKDLVEIISKKGYDISVLNTICNATKERQEEAGRIAGVVDAMIVIGDKHSSNTQKLFEICKNACNNTYYIQTLGDLDTNQLRSVETVGITAGASTPNIIIEEVQNYVRINF